The following DNA comes from Hahella chejuensis KCTC 2396.
ATGAAAGAAGGACTGACGTCGACACTGGAGCGACTGGACGAGTTGCTTTTGACTTTCAAGTAAGCATCCATGGGAACTTCAAGTATAGTGTGATGAAAAACCGGGGGCGGCCTGCTGGCTTGCTTCCGGTTTTTGCTTATCAGGACAGGAAAAAGGAACAGACAGAATGGGGCAGCAGTTTTCAGAAATCTCAGACAAATTGACTCAGTTTATCCAGGAACAGAAGCTGTTTTTCGTGGGAACAGCCGCCCGTGAGGGCAGGGTGAATATTTCTCCCAAAGGCATGGACTCCCTGCGGGTGCTTGGCCCCAATCGCGTCATCTGGCTGAACGTCACGGGCAGCGGCAACGAAACCTCGGCGCATATTCAGGAATGTCCCAGAATGACCGTTATGTTCGCCGCATTCGAAGGAAATCCTTTGATTCTACGCCTGTACGGCGAGGCCAAAGTGATTCATAGAAATGACCCGGAATGGGAACAACTGCTCGCCCATTTCAACCCCATCCCCGGCGCCAGACAAATCTTCGACCTGAACGTCGATCTGGTGCAATCCTCCTGCGGCATGGCCGTTCCCTTCTACGACTACGTCGAAGACCGTGAACTGCTGAAAAACTGGGCCGCCAAGAAAGGCGACGACGGCATCAAAGACTACTGGAAACAAAAGAACGTAGTCAGTCTGGATGGCAAAGAAACGTATGTTGTTGAGAAGAGTGTTTGATAGTCGTTAAGCGACGATTATGTCCATCTCATCATCTTTAAATGATCCTGCCGATAGTTTTCGTCAATTTTTTCTTTCTGTTGTTTTTGTGGGTTTATTGCGGCCAGGCGGCTGCTTGGCCGCTCGGGGCGGGCGATTTGGGTGAGGGCGTTTGGCGACGCTCATTATCGAGTCCAAACCGGGCGAGTTTGCGCCAGCTTTAATCCACGCCGCCGCTAACCGCGTATTCATCCCTAAATGGATGGATACGCTCCAACAATACGCCTCAAACAGCCTGAGCCGCAGGCTCTGCTATCCTGTGACTGATACCTGTGACTGATAATAGCTATCGTTATAATCAAGAACCTATATTGGTCAATTTGGCTGCGCACGTACTATAACTGAATCACTGGACGAGACCTGTTAATAGCTTGAATACGAATGGAGAGAACGCAATGTCTGATAGCAAATGTCCCTTTCATCACGCGCCAGCGGAGGGTACATCGAACCGGGATTGGTGGCCCAACCAGTTGCGGCTCGAAATCCTCCACCAGCGCTCTGCTTTATCCAATCCACTGGGTGAAGAATTTAACTACGCGGAAGCGTTCAAAAGTCTGGATCTGGCGGCGATAAAGCAGGATCTGACGGCTCTGATGACTGACTCCCAGGATTGGTGGCCCGCGGACTTTGGCCACTATGGTCCTTTGTTCATTCGTATGGCGTGGCACAGCGCTGGCACCTATCGCACCGGCGATGGCCGTGGTGGCGGCGGAACCGGCAATCAACGCTTCGCGCCGCTGAACAGCTGGCCGGATAACGTCAACCTGGACAAAGCGAGACGCTTGCTGTGGCCGATCAAACAGAAATACGGTCAGAAGATTTCCTGGGCAGACCTGATGATTCTCGCAGGCAATGTGGCGCTGGAGTCGATGGGCTTCAAAACCTTCGGCTTCGGCGGCGGACGTGCGGACATTTGGGAGCCGGAGCAGGATATATACTGGGGCGCAGAGAAAACCTGGCTGGACGACAATCGTTACTCTGGCGACAGAGACCTTGAAAACCCTCTGGCCGCCGTGCAAATGGGGTTGATCTATGTGAACCCGGAAGGCCCTAACGGCAATCCTGACCCGGTTGCGGCGGCCAAAGACATTCGCGAAACCTTCGCGCGCATGGCGATGGATGACGAAGAAACCGTCGCCCTGATCGCCGGCGGACATACCTTCGGCAAAACCCATGGCGCCGGCGACGCAGCGAATGTCGGGCCGGAGCCGGAAGCGGCGGGCCTGGAAGAGCAGGGCCTGGGATGGAGAAGCAGCTACGGCTCCGGTAAAGCCGGCGACGCTATCACCAGCGGCTTGGAAGTCACCTGGACCGAGACGCCGACCCAATGGAGCAACAACTTCTTCGAAAACCTGTTCGGCTACGAGTGGGAGCTGACCAAGAGCCCCGCCGGCGCTCATCAATGGGTTCCCAAAGGCGGCGCTGGCGCGGACAAAATTCCCGACGCGCATGATCCCTCGAAGCGCCACGTTCCAACCATGTTGACGACGGACCTGTCACTGAGATTCGATCCGGCGTATGAGAAAATCTCAAGGCGTTTTTATGAGAACCCGGATCAACTGGCTGACGCATTCGCCCGCGCCTGGTTCAAACTGACCCACCGGGATATGGGGCCGCGCGCACGCTACCTCGGACCCGAAGTGCCCGCCGAAGAGTTAATCTGGCAAGACCCGATTCCTGCAGTGGATCATCCGCTGATTAACGACCAGGATATCAGTGCGCTGAAGAGCAAGATTCTGACGTCAGGCTTATCCGTGGCGCAAATGGTGTCTACCGCCTGGGCTTCCGCTTCAACTTTCCGCGGTTCCGACATGCGCGG
Coding sequences within:
- a CDS encoding pyridoxamine 5'-phosphate oxidase family protein; amino-acid sequence: MGQQFSEISDKLTQFIQEQKLFFVGTAAREGRVNISPKGMDSLRVLGPNRVIWLNVTGSGNETSAHIQECPRMTVMFAAFEGNPLILRLYGEAKVIHRNDPEWEQLLAHFNPIPGARQIFDLNVDLVQSSCGMAVPFYDYVEDRELLKNWAAKKGDDGIKDYWKQKNVVSLDGKETYVVEKSV
- the katG gene encoding catalase/peroxidase HPI; amino-acid sequence: MSDSKCPFHHAPAEGTSNRDWWPNQLRLEILHQRSALSNPLGEEFNYAEAFKSLDLAAIKQDLTALMTDSQDWWPADFGHYGPLFIRMAWHSAGTYRTGDGRGGGGTGNQRFAPLNSWPDNVNLDKARRLLWPIKQKYGQKISWADLMILAGNVALESMGFKTFGFGGGRADIWEPEQDIYWGAEKTWLDDNRYSGDRDLENPLAAVQMGLIYVNPEGPNGNPDPVAAAKDIRETFARMAMDDEETVALIAGGHTFGKTHGAGDAANVGPEPEAAGLEEQGLGWRSSYGSGKAGDAITSGLEVTWTETPTQWSNNFFENLFGYEWELTKSPAGAHQWVPKGGAGADKIPDAHDPSKRHVPTMLTTDLSLRFDPAYEKISRRFYENPDQLADAFARAWFKLTHRDMGPRARYLGPEVPAEELIWQDPIPAVDHPLINDQDISALKSKILTSGLSVAQMVSTAWASASTFRGSDMRGGANGARIRLAPQNEWEVNQPDQLAQVLKTLEGVQAEFNSAQSDGKKVSLADIIVLAGCAGVEKAAQNAGHTIKVPFSPGRMDASQEQTDIEAFEVLEPIADGFRNYMKGKYAVSPEELLVDRAQLLTLTAPEMTVLIGGMRVLNANVGQSKHGVFTQRPESLTNDFFVNLLDMGTVWKATSKEEDLFEGRDRVTGDLKWTGTRIDLVFGSNSQLRALAEVYASSDAQERFLKDFVAAWTKVMNLDRFDLA